The stretch of DNA aaaaagtaaAGTGAAATGCGTTGCTACAACAATGAATATTTAGATAAACAATGAATGGTTATTTAACATGTTCCAGAAACCTGACAAACAAAGTCACCAGTTTTTAAAATACGACCGACTGTATTTTAAAATCAGACTAAAATAGTAGGCTAGTACTGGCCTACTATATTTGGCTAATAGTTGTTCCATAGTTGTCTATGGAAAAACTACCAGTCAAATTTGTATTTGCTGTTTGTGTACTTCTACTTGGTTCAACTGCTAAAAGCAATAAAATTAGCACACCATGCGAGAGTGTTAAAACCTTATGTACTGTAACTAAAATTAAACTCCCTACACAGTTAATGGTAATTACACCCTGCAACTCAAGAAGGCTGGACACAGCAGAGCGACTTTAAGGCATGGCGGGCACTAAGCCAGACAACTATATAAACAAACTAGCTGTGCTCCCCGGCGTTGCCCGAAtactaaaaatcagcttataaacagtgagaagttgcctgctacttgctattagcctggcaagATGCCGatgaaaaattttagtaagctaactaatgacaatcacttacatgtacttatgcaatcaccctgcgtggtatgcaaagccgttgggtatgtgcTCCAATATATCGACTTATATTGGCGAGCTATCAACTCAttctctgtggcctattgggtagggtGTTGGACTGGTGTACAGAGGATCTGAGATCATGTCTTCTTTGGTACGGATTCtttgttccaagattttaatagttatagccggaatgcatgcatacatacagacagatgtactttgagaaatatatatatatataatatatatagatacatgtatataccgtaTAGTGTATTCTCAAAGTTGGTAGTTCTagcaatagctattaaattctTGGAATAAACAATCcttatcgcagaagatttgatctcataCCTCCGGTGCACCAGCCCAATGCCTTACTaattcagccacacaagcttgatgcaTTCGCTAGGCGATATAATTATGTAGATATATGAGAGCAAGTATGCTACTGCTCTCCATAAGGACGTAATGTGATCGCCTAACGTAATGTGATGGcctaacgtcatgagaagcggtagcttttattagtaagcttactcaaattatctattggcagtgtgccaggctaatagcaagtggtagccaactctcattacctcttattgtttataagctgattatTAATACGGGGTAAAACGGGGTAGCACAACTATATAAACAATCATTTTCAAGGTATAAGTAGACACGGTTCACAGGCTATCAGAGCATCTGCAGTCTTCTAACACCAGCGTATCAACTGTACCTCTGAGACTTGGCGTAGCTGTAGTCTAGAGCATTTTTGTCAAAGAAATCGCTATCTGCAAAAGGATGCCAAAAGTTCTCTCCTATTGGCTGCTGTATGTCTAGGAGAAGCTGCGCTACTGTCAGATTTTGCAGACAGTCGTAAACAGTTAATGGAGCTGTGCAGTTGGTCTGCTGCCTCATGTATTTAGAGAGTTTGGTCCATCGACTTGTGGAGGTAGGTAACAATTGATAGATGGTGCCTGACTAAAAACATAAGTTAGCTAAATAAACAGCAACGAACAGCGATTCGTATAAACAGTGGTAAGTAAACAAAGCATGATTTACATCCAAGGGGTTAGTTTGCATCTTTAGGCTAAAACACTACTAAGTTTTTATACATCAAATATGGTAGTGGCAAACACCCCCCCCCTTCCCCCCGCATGACGCTGTGATGTCGTTTTGGAAACAATGGTGTCACTCTAATTTTGCTATGATTCAGCGTCGATATTTGGAAGCGATGTTTGGTTGAGCGATTCGCCACCTTCGGGCCATTGAACAGTCTCAGCACTTGTGTGCGCATAGATTTTTTCTACCTGTTGCTTCATGTGCTTATATAATTATGTCTTGACATAAGGTGTCACACAACCATCGTTTAATATAGCGCCCGATGAAAAAAGAATTTGCTTTCGGCCCAGCATAGCGCTTTGAcactggtgcacccaggtgttgctacactatcactCTATAGAATATAGAATCACTCTGTGGAAACTTAACAAATGCTGTCAATCGACAATCTCCATCATTTCTAGTAAACGGATTTAATGTggcataaaatcaataagagCTGATTTACAAAGAGCGAATTAGTGTTATAAAAGTTGGCAGAAGGCTGATAAACTTGGTTTCCGTTCATTTGTTTAATGTCAACCTAACTGCTGTAATAAACATCAGAAGTAACAGGTGCTATAAATAAATTGTCATAACTTAAATTTGCTACCTTTTTACTGTTGTTCAATGTTTTATCAGCCAATATTTTTAAGATATACTCACGTGTAACACAATAAAACCTACTTTGTGATTCAACACCACCTTTTTTACTACATGCAATATTTAAATACCTGTTGAATAGCTCGTTTAAATAGACCACCACTGTGAGGACTTATGGTGTGTGCTGACACACTGCCAGCTCCTGCTGACTCTCCAAATATAGTGACAAGATTTGGATCTCCTCCAAACTGGGCGATATTTTCTTGTACCCAAAGCAAAGCCGCCTTTTGATCCCAAAGACCATAGTTTCCAGTACCTGTAACAGAGTTATAAAACTCTCTAACGGCTTCCAGTACTTGTAACATGGTTATGATAGCCTTTTATGGTTTTTAGTTTCTGGAACTATACCCGCAGCCGTTGGAGTTAGAGTTGATCCACTCTTGGTTGTTCACAACCAAGTTGCTAGGCTTGGTTATGAACAACCAAGCCTTGGTTGCTAGGTTAGCAACCTTGGTTGCTAGAAACAACAACCTTGGTTGCTAGGCTAGCAACCTTTTATTGCTAAGCTGGCTATAGATTATAGCTTGTCTTTAATAGTATAACTATACATGTGAACTAAAAGGACAGCCAACACTAAACCCTTGCTAGTTGTCAGCTGAAATACTTTACATTACTAACAAGTATGTTTAATTACTAACCATGACTACTGCAGACTAATAGTGCTCATTTAATAAGAAATATCTTGCTGGGTATAAGAAGTCTTTCTAAAGATGAACacctttttaagcagttttagTTAGTTTAGTGTCTCACTCAACTCGCACCATCTATCTACTAAATAACTTACTGAAGGTAAGCAATAGCATACCTGGTCCATCGGCCAGAAAACCAAAAATAGAAACTCTGTAGTTAAAAGACACGTAGATAACATCTCCAGTAACAGCTAGAGGAGCGCCAAGGTGGACAGACCCGGTTCCAGCAAGATAGGCTCCACCATGAATATAGACCATAACAGCCTTCTTTTCAGCCCCTGGGGTTATTCCCCCTGGTACGGTTATGTCCATGAAAAGACAATCTTCTTCCCCAACCACCGCTCCTACAAGTTAGATGTAGCCTGAGTGATCACAATTTGTCACTAGGTGATTGTGATTAGTAGGGGATTGTGAACTCAGGCTTGTATCTAAAGGTGATCATAAGTTTAGGTTTGTATATAGAGGTGATCATGAGCTGAGGCTTGTATGTAGAGGTAAACATGAGCTGAGGTTTGTATGTACATTTAGATATTATTGGAAGCTGAGTTTGATACGTAGAAGTGGTCATGAATTAGAGTTCATTTGTAGAGGCGATCATCAGCTGAGGTTTGCACATAGGTGTGATCGTGAGCTGAGGTTTGTATCTAGAGGTGGTCATAAACTGAGGTTTGCACATAGGTGTGATCAAGAGCAGAGGTTTGTATCTAGAGGTGGTCATAAGCTGAGGTTTAAATGTAGGGACAATTGTTGGCTGAGGTTTGTATGTAAAGGTGATCATGAGTTGAGGTTAGTATGCAGAGATGATAGTGAGATAatgtttgtatgtagaggtgatcGTGAGATAatgtttgtatgtagaggtgatcATGAGATAatgtttgtatgtagaggtgatcATGAGATAatgtttgtatgtagaggtgatcATGAAATAAGGTTTGTATGTAGAGATGATAGTGAGATAatgtttgtatgtagaggtgatcATGAGATAatgtttgtatgtagaggtgatcATGAGATAAGGTTTGTATGTATGCCAGAAAGATTTATTGTTTTGGTATTATAGAAGCTCAGAAATGAGAGAAAAACATTTGAAACAACGTCTAACCTTGTTCAATTTGAGGACATCGATTTCCAACAGAGTTGACAAACATCTTTCCTTCCCATTTTGGGTATCGTTCAGGTTTCTTGAATCGCAAGCCATTAGTAGGTGGTTTAGCAAATCGAATTCCTTAAAAATAGGTGTAGCACTGTGCTAAAGCCTTAGACATGAACAGTGGTGCGTgccttttaaaattttaataaaactcaCCACAGAGACCAGAGTCCGTAGGTTTGTTTGAAAGTTCATAATTGTATGAGGGGACAAATAAATTCTGAATTCGGGAAGCACTGTTAGATTTTATCAAGGAACTATGTTTTGGTTCTTTCTGTATTTATGTTTATCTAGAATACTTAGCTCGCAACAAAACTACAAAATGAGGttggtgctaaaaataaaatgctcTACATTTTATAAAACAGTAAAGAGAAGAGCTATAGTTATGTGTGAGTCTTCCATTTGTCTAATACTGTTAGTTTCATAACCTGTCATGATCTGACAACCTGTCATAACCTGTCATGATCTGtctttattttcttgtttatcTTTATATTCACTATTAAATTCATTATAGTAATCTATTTGTACCGAGTCGGCTCAGAACAAATAACCACACACACAGCTTAAACATTAAACTACTATAATCATGTGAGACATAAGCCATGACTGAATTGCTATTGTCACTGAGAATTACCAAGGGCGCTGAATGAATTGCAGTGATTTCTAACAAACTTGTTCCTAACCAACTAGGTGCACTTTAAATGTAGGGTAGTCTTATTACTTGTAATTGGCCTCATACGGTCACTCAGCGTGTGAGTATCTTTTGCCTGTCAAACATGGTGAAGCCAAACCTAAGCTGTCGCGCACAGGAAAGCATTCAGCTCaaacaaaattcaaatcttgCATGAACATTAAAATACCAGGAAAAAGATCATACAAGATAAAAATTACACTGTTAACTCGATTCTTGGAAAAAATTCCTGTAGGACGAAGATGACAAAGTTGTGACTCATTGTTTTTTTCCTCATCAAAAATAGGGTTTTTTTCCTCAAGCAAAAGTAATGGTTTTTCAATCAACAGCTCATCAAGTATTTGAAGCTTTAGGCATGTCTCATCTAAAGCCTTGCATGGCTAACATACTCACCAGCTGAAACCCTTCAACATCATCAtgagtttatattttaataaatatttatatattttttcattggAGACAGTTTGTAGAATTTATACAGTACATTCTTGTGAAGTTGACAAACCTTCTTTGTTATCCTCTCATGCGAGTCTCCGATATACAAAAGCAACcatttaaaataacaaaactttGAGAAAATCGAGTAGGAGTTTCAGCCAATTCATGCTAGTATATGGTTGTTACTACTAGGAGAAACGAGGTTATTCTTCATTAGCAATTATTGGAAGTGAATACCAACTCACTAGTTCAGAGGCTACTGGTATAACATAAGGGCTTTATGTTTCGTAACTGGTATGATGATTTATGTATAACTTTTCACTGGCCTTGGTGATAATCAACAAAGTAATATTTTTCATTACAGGcaacaagaaaaaaagaaaaagataaaaaaagacGTTAATCAGGAAATATTAAGTTAGCTGAGGAAAAGTGtattaaaagtttgtaatctaatagtattgcggaggagtcAGAATTATAGTGCAGTCTGTAGTAACAGAAAGGTACTGTTAGATGTGACTTGATTCCAATGGATTGATTCACAAGTTGTAAGTTTGCCGCTAGAagaatatgaaatttaaaatgacataaaataattaaaactagctgattgtataataaaaaactaaatgcaCTATCAAGCTTTTTACTGGAATAGAATGTCATACCTTGAAATATGTCAACAGGTACCCCTTGAAAAGCAATTCTCCTGCCAACCAGAATTCCTCCATGACTTAAGGTGACCTCTGGAGGGCTGGCATCAGCAGATATCAACTGTATAAGGCAAGCGAAGCCGGCTAGTTCAAGGAATCGCATCCTCACAAGATGCCGGTCAATGTGCGGAGGACAATAACCAAGCTCAAACGCCTCATCAAGACTTGTGTTTACTAATATTTACTCAAAATCCTTTTATATTGCTACTTCCACCTCGCTTGCATTGCCATGACGAAATGGCGTTATGCAATACAGATAAGAACTCCCATTGACCACATGGAAGGCGTATTGATCATATTCATTATCATATACCCTATAGCTTATGCACACGCCAAATGACTGCTTATGAAATTCTCTAGCAATGTGCCTAACATGACTCACAAGCATGCAAAAGGGGATAATGCTATAAAAAGATTTGTTGATAATTCCAGTTGCACTAATTATCCATTTGTTTCCACACCGAATAACTGGCCAACTGCTTTCAAATCCATTAGTTGACTAACTTTCCTAAAACATAACTAGAGGGTTGGTCATATTCCCTTCAGTAATAGAGAGCTTACTTAATGTTTCTCATGCCATTTTATGACCAACCCAGATAAGAGATCAACCACAAGCTTGGCAAGCAACTCTGTTATTAAACACTGTGTAGTAGGCTTCAATCTGGTATTTCCTACTTGGAATCTATTACTTTTGAAACAAATGTCAAGTATCATAGATGCCAAGGAGGAGTCCTCGAACTTACATGTACAAATTGTATGAAAGGAActaaacatttacatgtagctgCAGCATTCATTACGGACTAACTaactatatacatttatataaatctacgtgtttgtttgttggtctgtcgcctgtatgtccagttatagcgataaagttatgCAAGCGAAAAAACTTCTCCACACTGGAATTAAACTTAAAACCACAGATTTTGCTGACAGACACACTAACCACTACGCTACGCAGCCACCTTGTCATACTATGGAACAATTGTGTACATCCATATTATATCTGCCAATCTTAAATGGTGATTGGTCAAAATATGCATTCTTCACGCTTCATCTAGCATGCTTGGgctattaaaagaaaaatatgtgcccagACTTTCTTAAAaggctataaatatatgtacgcAAGATGAATGTctggcgttgcacaggtaataaaataattgcccaataaatttgagtaacttaagctagtaacttactatagtaagagccgtATCCTCTGTCTGAAGCCAGTCTGTTACGAGATGTTACGAGTAacgatctctcacgcaatcatgatcctCAAGTCTGCAGGTAGTAACAAATAGCATTTTTGCAAGCGCTGCAAaagtatgtgtataataattgaattttacagCAATGTAGCCGCTTAGTCTAGTAGATAGACGCCTGTCTGCGGACCTAAAGGTTCTGCGTTAAAATCTAGCGCAAAGCAAATTTTCGTTCCTGCAAtcttatcgctataactggacacacgaatgcCAGACCAACAAACAGACAAAAACTGAGATTTCTATATTTAGATATAACACAAGATTAATTAAACTTACAGCaaacacagaaataaaaaaacactttcattcaaaagttaaaatggtaagtGAGGTGTATGTTgattcaaaataaattttccgtgcaaaaaagttattttattacccatACAACGCCGAGCAATCAATTATTTATTTCTAAATAATCAGTGCAAAACCTTGTCCGACCGGAAAGTGATGTTCAATCAGTAGTTGCTTGCCCTTGCTACTCAATGAAAGGCTTGCTCACTTACTGTAGCGCAGACAATGAAAAATAACACTTTGCTACCTCACAGAGACACTACCCTGAGTCTCATGCCAAATACATAAGTTGAGAACTCGCCACTAACAGTAACAATCTCAATTTCCCACCGAGTTTACGGTTGGACACAAAAATTTCCAAAATGTTAACCAATTTTATGCTAGCACATGTCTATGCTACAGATATTATGGTTTCCGTTTCTCTGGAGAGTATACTGATCATCTAGTGCCCTTAAAATTATGAGCAAATCAACTAACTACTTTGTGAAGCCATATGTTGTAGCAGGAATTAGGAGCaaataaaatctaaatacataaGCTTTTGTATAGTGATTTAAACAGGTTTAAAATTCTCTTTCATCTTTCTGAAAAGAATAGAAGTATAAACTAAAAATACAATACTATGAAGGAGATTATAGTAATGCTTTGCTTAAGATATTTCAAGTGGGTGAGGAATGCATAGAGTAAAACTGTTTACACTTATGAGGAATAGGGAGCCAGCTGGAGTTGAGAAAATATTAGACCAACTAATCCTCCTGACATAAGACAATGAAGTACAACCGATGTGTAGAGAACTTGGACACAAAGAATGAATAATGCCAAATGTGGTGTTgtttaaaaatctataaaacaaCGTCAAAGAAAAACTTGATCTTCAGCTGACCTTGAACTAATGTGATAGATTAGGTCTCTACCGAGCTCAGTACTCTACCGAGCTCAGTCTCTACCGAGTGTTGGTTTGATTCCTAACAGGCCAAACTTTCCTGTGACTGTACAGTTTTGTACCTCAAGATACAATGGGTTACAGTAGGTTACAGTGAGTTACAATACGCTATAATGAGTTAGAGTGGGTTACAGTAGGCTACAGTAGGTTTTAGTAGGTTGCTGGGATTACAGTGGGTTGTAGTGAATTATAGTGGGTTACTAACCGGTCACACTGGGTTACAGTAGGTTACGGTTGGTTACAGTAGGTTACAGTGTGTTAGACTGGGTTACAGTTGGCTAAACTGAAATACATTAGATTTCAGTGGGTTACAGTTGGTCATAGTGGGTTGTAGTGGGATACACTAAGTTAAACTGGGTTACAGCAGGTTGCAGTAAGATACAGTACGTTAAACTGGGTTACAGCAGGTTGCAGTGGGTTACAGTAGGTTAAACTGGGTTACAGCAGGTTGCAGTAAGATACAGTAGGTTAAACTGGGTTACAGCAGATTGCAGTAGGATACAGTAGGTTAAACTGGGTTACAGCAGGTTGCAGTAGGATACAGTAGGTTAAACTGGGTTACAGCAGGTTGCAGTGGGTTACAGTAGGTTAAACTGGGTTACAGCAGGTTGCAGTAAGATACAGTAAGTTAAACTGGGTTACAGCAGGTTGCAGTAGGATACAGTAGGTTAAACTGGGTTACAACAGGTTGCAGTGGGTTACAGTAGGTTAAACTGGGTTACAGCAGGTTGCAGTGGGTTACAGTAGGTTAAACTGGGTTACAGCAGGTTGCAGTGGGTTACAGTAGGTTAAACTGGGTTACAGCAGGTTGCAATGGGTTACAGTAGGTTAAACTGGGTTACAGCAGGTTGCAATGGGTTACAGTAGGTTAAACTGGGTTACAGCAGGTTGCAGTAGGATACAGTAAGTTAAACTGGGTTACAGCAGGTTGCAGTGGGTTACAGTAGGTTAAACTGGGTTACAGCAGGTTGCAGTAAGATACAGTAGGTTAAACTGGGTTACAGCAGGTGGCAATGGATTACAGCGGGTTATAGTGAGTTACTTTAGGTTACAGTTGGTTACATTAGGTTGCAGTGAGTTACACTGGGTTACAGCGGGTTACACTGGGTTAAAGAACTATCATCTCCATTTTGC from Watersipora subatra chromosome 2, tzWatSuba1.1, whole genome shotgun sequence encodes:
- the LOC137387447 gene encoding bile salt-activated lipase-like gives rise to the protein MRFLELAGFACLIQLISADASPPEVTLSHGGILVGRRIAFQGVPVDIFQGIRFAKPPTNGLRFKKPERYPKWEGKMFVNSVGNRCPQIEQGAVVGEEDCLFMDITVPGGITPGAEKKAVMVYIHGGAYLAGTGSVHLGAPLAVTGDVIYVSFNYRVSIFGFLADGPGTGNYGLWDQKAALLWVQENIAQFGGDPNLVTIFGESAGAGSVSAHTISPHSGGLFKRAIQQSGTIYQLLPTSTSRWTKLSKYMRQQTNCTAPLTVYDCLQNLTVAQLLLDIQQPIGENFWHPFADSDFFDKNALDYSYAKSQRFDLLIGMNGDEGGIVLATDTAMYAAMTGRTIEHGISSSFTREYLTSACPRWFTPFSAELCADFIINNYGLEEVDDDKERLLLLKRFLGEAFFDADMLNQLSQHDGGEKNTYGYYFTEEKTTVNTIWKVPEWARSVADHGDELSIVFGGAFYSEIEDPLWRDTVSADEFMEGVLVKNAKESDKNLSTTMMIMWTNFAKTGNPNEPTPLPEETVNWPKFSHESPRLMELNSHNLRVIPVPNKERLEAIRSHIYSARKLQFAADRPSAEDELIWLKAEEALKEARKNSVSHDEL